In the genome of Actinomadura graeca, one region contains:
- a CDS encoding NAD-dependent succinate-semialdehyde dehydrogenase — protein sequence MLKDPDLLREAALVGGEWISAGAASTAVANPSNGEPLGRTPDLAEEDVVRAIDAAADALGPWSGRTAHERAAILRRWNDLILDHRDDLARLMTLEQGKPLPEAAGEIGYAASFVAWYAEEATRTYGEVIPTYDRDRRMVVIKEPVGVCAAVTPWNFPSAMVTRKAAPALAAGCTMVLKPAPGTPFSALALAGLARRAGVPDGVLSVVTGDAEMIGRVLTSDARVRKLSFTGSTAVGRLLMQRSARTLQRVSLELGGNAPFLVLDDADVDAAVTGCVQSKFRNAGQTCVCANRVIVQAGVAEEFQAKLVSAVGELRVGDGFGEGVDLGPLIDAAAVAKVERHVRDAVEHGASVLTGGRRHDLGGTFFQPTVLGGVTPRMLVAHEETFGPLAPLFTVADDDEAVRLANATASGLAAYVYTRDIGRAWRIGERLDVGMVGVNTGLLSSAYAPFGGRKESGMGREGARAGIEEFLETKYLAFAGLADEGQATGR from the coding sequence GTGCTGAAGGATCCGGACCTGCTGAGGGAAGCCGCCCTCGTGGGCGGCGAATGGATATCGGCCGGGGCCGCGTCCACGGCCGTGGCCAACCCCTCCAACGGAGAGCCGCTCGGCCGGACGCCCGATCTGGCCGAAGAGGACGTGGTGCGCGCGATCGACGCCGCCGCGGACGCCCTGGGCCCGTGGTCCGGGCGGACCGCCCACGAACGCGCCGCGATCCTGCGGCGCTGGAACGACCTGATCCTGGACCACCGGGACGATCTCGCCCGCCTCATGACCCTGGAACAGGGCAAGCCGCTGCCCGAGGCGGCGGGCGAGATCGGGTACGCCGCGTCCTTCGTTGCCTGGTACGCCGAGGAGGCCACCCGGACGTACGGCGAGGTCATCCCCACCTACGACCGCGACCGCCGCATGGTCGTGATCAAGGAACCGGTGGGGGTGTGCGCGGCGGTGACGCCGTGGAACTTCCCGTCCGCGATGGTGACCCGCAAGGCGGCGCCCGCGCTGGCGGCCGGGTGCACGATGGTGCTCAAGCCCGCGCCGGGCACGCCGTTCTCCGCGCTGGCACTGGCCGGGCTCGCCCGCCGCGCCGGTGTGCCCGACGGCGTGCTGTCGGTGGTCACCGGCGACGCCGAGATGATCGGCCGGGTGCTGACGTCGGACGCCCGGGTGCGCAAGCTGTCCTTCACCGGATCGACCGCGGTCGGCAGGCTCCTCATGCAGCGGTCGGCGCGGACGTTGCAACGCGTGTCGCTGGAATTGGGCGGGAATGCGCCGTTCCTCGTGCTCGACGACGCGGACGTGGACGCGGCGGTGACCGGATGCGTCCAGTCCAAGTTCCGCAACGCGGGGCAGACCTGCGTGTGCGCCAACCGTGTCATCGTCCAGGCGGGTGTGGCGGAGGAGTTCCAGGCCAAGCTGGTTTCGGCCGTCGGGGAACTGCGCGTCGGCGACGGCTTCGGCGAGGGCGTGGACCTGGGGCCGCTGATCGACGCCGCGGCGGTCGCCAAGGTCGAGCGGCACGTGCGCGACGCCGTCGAGCATGGTGCGAGCGTCCTCACCGGCGGCCGGCGGCACGACCTCGGCGGCACGTTCTTCCAGCCCACGGTGCTCGGCGGGGTGACGCCGCGGATGCTGGTCGCGCACGAGGAGACCTTCGGCCCGCTCGCCCCCCTCTTCACGGTCGCGGACGACGACGAGGCCGTGCGGCTGGCGAACGCGACCGCCTCCGGCCTGGCCGCCTACGTCTACACCCGCGACATCGGACGCGCCTGGAGGATCGGCGAACGCCTCGACGTCGGCATGGTGGGGGTGAACACCGGCCTGCTGTCGTCGGCCTACGCCCCGTTCGGCGGGCGCAAGGAGTCCGGCATGGGACGCGAGGGTGCCCGCGCGGGGATCGAGGAGTTCCTGGAGACCAAGTACCTGGCGTTCGCCGGTCTCGCCGACGAGGGTCAGGCGACCGGCAGGTAG